The genomic stretch GTCGTGCCAGTTCCACCAGCTGTAGAGCGGCGTCTGGGGATAGCCTTCGGGCGAATCCTCCCAGATCTCCTGGCGGCCGAGCGGGGTGGCGTCGAGATAGCTCCAGACCGTACCCATCGCCTCGTCGCCGCGGCTGTTGATCAGATAGGTGCGGAAGACGCGATCGCCGTCATGGATGAAGACATTGTGGCCATGCCATTCGTCGACGCCGAAATCCTTGTCGAAGCTGTCGGTGATCGTATACCAGGGCATCTCCCAGCCCATCCGTGCCTTCAGCCTGACAATGTCGTCCTGGGGTGCGCGCGAGGCGTAGGCGAGCGTGGTGTTGCGGGCGTTGAGATGGGCGAGGTGGCCGACCTGGTCGGCGCCGAGCGAGCAGCCGCGGCAGGCATGGTCGGGCCAGCCATAGACGCCCGGCTCGAAGAAGGCGCGGTAGACGATCAGCTGGCGGCGGCCTTCGAACAGGTCGAGCAGGCTCGCCTTGCCGTTGGGGCCTTCGAAGACATAGGCCTTGTCCACTTCCATCCACGGCATGCGCCGGCGTTCGGCGGCGAGCGCATCCTTGGCGCGCAGCGTCGCCTTTTCCTTCACCAGCATCTTTTCGCGGGCGGCGTCCCATTCCTGCCGGGAAACGACCGGCGGGGTCTTCATCGTCATGTGCTTGGTCATTGGTCTTCTCCTTTGCCAGTGATGGTGTCGTCGCGGCCTGTGATCGCCTTGGGAGCCAGGCTAGAGCGGTGAAGCGGGGAGGCGTGAGTTACATCTGCGACGGGATTTGAATCGTCCGGCCCGGCGCAGCAGGGGTGGCGGGGCCGTGCGGAGTGTTCGAGATTGTCGGTTGCAGGCATTTTCAACTATCCCTAATGAGATGCTTACTGGTAATGCCTGAGATGCTCAGGCTAGCGAGTGCCGGAATTGGCGTCAACGGTGCCGATGGCGGCCTCAGCCACATGGCTAGGTCGCCATCGGGCCATCGCGGCTTGCTGGCCGGCGATGGTGATTTAAGTTAGGGCGCTGATGTGCCGGGGTGGGAGTTACAAGTGTGACGGGATTTGAATGGACTCGCTGATCACCGCGGCGGCGCTGGCGCTGGCGGCGGGCGATCCGCTGGGCGCGCTCGATCGTGTCGCTCTGCGCGAGGACGCGCCGGCGCTGGCGCTGCGCGGCATCGCCATGGCGCAGCTCGGCGACTTTGATCGCGCCAAGCTGCTCTTACGGCGGGCGGCCCGCGCGTTCAGCCCGAAAGAGGCTGTCGCGCGTGCCAGGTGCGTCGTCGCCGAGGCCGAGATCGCGCTGGTCTCGCGTGATCTGGGCTGGCCGGCCAAGGCGCTCGACGCGGCGCGCACGACGCTGGAAAAGCATGGCGACCGGCTGAACGCGGCGCATGCCGGCCATCTCAAGGTGCGGCGCCTGCTGTTGATCGGCCGGCTCGACGAAGCCGAGCACGTGCTGGCCGGGCTCGACCCTACGCCGCTGCCGCCGGCGGCGCGGGCCGCGCATGAACTCGCCGTCGCCGGCATCGCCATGCGGCGGCTCAGGACCCGGCCGGCGCGCGCAGCACTGGAATGGGCGCGCAACGCCGCCCGGCAGGCGGGCATTCCAGGCCTCATGGCGGAGGTCGCCACCGCATCGCTCGCGCTGGAGACGCCGGCGGCGCGTCTGATCACGCAAGGCACGGAGCGGCCGCTGCTGCTCGAAGAGGTCGAGGCGCTGCAGGCATCGCCGGCGCTGGTCGTCGATGCCTTTCGCTACACGGTGCGTGCCGGGGACAGGACTGTCTCGCTGGCGAGCCGGCCGGTGCTGTTCGCGCTGGCGCGGGCGCTCGCTGAAGCCTGGCCCGGGGATGTCTCGCGCGAGGACCTCGTGGCGCGGGCCTTTGGCGGCAAGCATGCCGATGAATCGCACCGGGCGCGGCTGCGCGTCGAGATCGGCCGGCTGCGCGCCGAGCTCGCCGCGCTGGCCGACATCAGCGCCACCAAGCGCGGCTTCACGCTGGCGCCGCGCCAGGCGCGCGCGGTGATGGTGCTGGCACGGCCGATCGAGGAGCGCCATGCCGCCGTGCTGGCCTTGCTGGCCGATGGCGAATCCTGGTCCAGCTCGGCGCTGGCGCTGGCGCTCGGAACCGGCCAGCGCAGCGTGCAGCGGGCGCTCGAGCCGCTCGCCGAGGCCGGCAAGGTGCAGTCTTTCGGCCATGGCCGGGCGCGCCGCTGGATGACGCCGCCGGTGGCCGGATTCACGACCACCTTGTTACTCCCGGCGCCGCTGCCAAGCAGTTAGGAAGGGTGGATGACCACAATCGAGGATCAAGACATGAAACATTCACCGGCCGAAATCCTGCGCGAATATGGCCCTTTTCCCGGCGTGGAGCGGATCCATGGGGTGAGCTTTGACGGCGAGAACGTCTGGTTTGCCTCTGGCGACCGGCTGAACGCCTTCGATCCGCAAAGCGGGCAGGCGCTGCGTTCGATCGATGTCGCGGCACATGCCGGAACCGCCTTTGACGGCCGGCATTTCTTCCAGCTCGCCAATGATCGCATCCAGAAGATCGATCCCGATACCGGCGCGGTGCTCGCCACGATCCCGGCGCCCGGCGGCGGCCGCGATTCCGGGCTGACCTGGGCCGAAGGCACGCTCTGGGTGGGGCAGTACCGCGAGCGCAAGATCCACCAGATCGATCCCGAGACCGGGAAAATCCTGCGCACCGTCGAATCCAGCCGCTTCGTCACCGGCGTGACCTGGGTGGATGGCGAGTTGTGGCACGGCACCTGGGAAGGCGACGAGAGCGATCTGCGCCGCGTCGACCCCAAGACCGGCAAGCTCCTGGAGCGGCTCGACCTGCCGGCCGGCATGACCGTCTCGGGGCTGGAATCCGATGGCGGCGACCGCCTTTATTGCGGCAGCACATCCACCCCGGTGGTGCGG from Mesorhizobium sp. 113-3-3 encodes the following:
- a CDS encoding DUF899 domain-containing protein; its protein translation is MTKHMTMKTPPVVSRQEWDAAREKMLVKEKATLRAKDALAAERRRMPWMEVDKAYVFEGPNGKASLLDLFEGRRQLIVYRAFFEPGVYGWPDHACRGCSLGADQVGHLAHLNARNTTLAYASRAPQDDIVRLKARMGWEMPWYTITDSFDKDFGVDEWHGHNVFIHDGDRVFRTYLINSRGDEAMGTVWSYLDATPLGRQEIWEDSPEGYPQTPLYSWWNWHDNYEAGADKKWAEVAAAGEAAFRDKGE
- a CDS encoding helix-turn-helix domain-containing protein, translating into MDSLITAAALALAAGDPLGALDRVALREDAPALALRGIAMAQLGDFDRAKLLLRRAARAFSPKEAVARARCVVAEAEIALVSRDLGWPAKALDAARTTLEKHGDRLNAAHAGHLKVRRLLLIGRLDEAEHVLAGLDPTPLPPAARAAHELAVAGIAMRRLRTRPARAALEWARNAARQAGIPGLMAEVATASLALETPAARLITQGTERPLLLEEVEALQASPALVVDAFRYTVRAGDRTVSLASRPVLFALARALAEAWPGDVSREDLVARAFGGKHADESHRARLRVEIGRLRAELAALADISATKRGFTLAPRQARAVMVLARPIEERHAAVLALLADGESWSSSALALALGTGQRSVQRALEPLAEAGKVQSFGHGRARRWMTPPVAGFTTTLLLPAPLPSS
- a CDS encoding Vgb family protein; amino-acid sequence: MKHSPAEILREYGPFPGVERIHGVSFDGENVWFASGDRLNAFDPQSGQALRSIDVAAHAGTAFDGRHFFQLANDRIQKIDPDTGAVLATIPAPGGGRDSGLTWAEGTLWVGQYRERKIHQIDPETGKILRTVESSRFVTGVTWVDGELWHGTWEGDESDLRRVDPKTGKLLERLDLPAGMTVSGLESDGGDRLYCGSTSTPVVRAVRRPK